ATAGAGGATGGTATAAGATTTGTAAAAAGGCAGGCATAAAAAATTTAAGGATACACGATCTAAGAAGGACATTTGCAAGTTGTATGGCAGATGAAGGCGCAGGTCAGTATATAATTAGTGCAGCATTGAATCATAGTGACATAAAATCAACGAGTATTTATACCAAAGTTGTTTAGAGCCAGTAAGGCAATATATGTCTAAGGTAACACAAATGATAAGCGACTGTTCAAGAATTGATATTTGAAATAAATACTGAAATAACATGAAACTTAGCATGAGAAGAAATGCATATATGAAAACTAATTATCACAGGTAAAATCTGCGTTTGAAGATATTTAGTTAATTTAAACATTATAGTAGCAGAATGAGAAATCTCATGCTAAAATTGCAGCTGAAGGTTATTATGCAAAATCAAAAATTATGTTGGGCATTATCGAGGCCATTGAAGTATATGGGTTTGAGCATTGATGAATGGGGAGTAGTGCTAGCTGGAGTAGCTCCAGGAATTGTACTACTAAACAGTAGGTATGCTAAATTAGGCCTAGCATTTATGGTTGGAGGAATTGCTCTATGTTATTGCTTTAAGAAATTTAAGAAGGTATCGGAGAATTTTTTGCTAAAAAGTTTTTTAGTAGCTAAAGGTTTATTGCCAGCTCCATTAGGATATTCAAGACTTCTGGGCAAAAAAGTTGGCAAATAATGAATCATCTCTTTAAGCAAAATGCTATACAAGAGCTTGTTAAATATAATAAATGCTTACTTTCAGTAACTATATTGCTAGCTGCAGCTAATATAATTGCGATAATGGCTGTAATTACCAAAGAAGAAAAGTGGTTATTAATTCCAGCAATGGAGCCTGATCGTAAAATGACGTTTTCATCAAAAAATTACCATGAAACCTATTTAAAGGAATTGGCAATTTATGTGATGAAACTCTTATTTACTACTTCTCCAAATGAGGTAGAAAGACAAATAGCAGACATGAAAGTGGTATTCAGTAATACTGAATCTTTAAAAATTTTTTTCAGAATCATTTGCAATTTGTTAAAGGCTCAAATGTGTCTTCACTCTTTTTTTCTAAAGAAGGTTGAAGTGATAAATGAATGGAGTATTAATTAGTGGAACGCTTCGTTATTGGTTTAGCGATAGTAAACATATAGCTGTCGATAAGACTTACCTTTTGACTTACAAGCGAACTCCTAATTACCTTTTGTTATTGACTGGTGTTAAAGAGAATGGAATAAAAAAATGAGTATTAGAATTTTGAGATTTATCATAGGGTTTATTGCTTTGGTAAACGTTAATAATATATATGCAGTAGAATATGAGTTAGAAGCTGATGAGCTGCTTAAGCTTGAGATTTCTGATAGTGGGCCAACAAGAATTAATCTTAAAGATGAAAAAATTAATGATATTTTTATGTACCTTCAAAATGCAGATACAGAGTCAAGGTGAACGCAAGCATACATAAGGATTTTGATCGAGAAAGATTTTCTAAACACTTTGTCTATGAATCATATGATGATGAGACTCAGCTATTCTTTAATCGTGGTTCAATAGGTTTTGTATTGCTTGCATGCCCATTGGCTGAAGCTAGTGTTTCGGCTCAAAATGAAATTGCTGAATTTCTGAAAAGCGATGAAAATTTACCTGCTGAAAGTAGCCTGCAAGTCTTGATGATTGGTAGTAATAATATAGAGAATTTTTTAAGCAACTGGCAGTCATATCGTAAAGGAGAGATATTTATTGAGTTAGCAAATAAAAGAACAGAATTTTTACGTGATCAAGCTCAAAAAGTAGGTTCTATAAAGGATGTAGTATTGTTAATTTCAGTTACTATACCTAATTTAAATGCAAATATAGATGATATGATTCGCAGACGAGATGCTTTAAAAGATACGTTTAGGTCAATTGGATTAAGCACTGAAAATGTGAATGCACAGCAATTATTAAAGTTTCTGAGAGTAATATTTGGCTGGCCTGAAGAAGAACATTCGAATATTAACCAGTATGAAATATTGTCTGAACAAATTCTAAGTGGAGATTTTTCGTTATTTGAGAATGATGATTGCGTAAATGTAAATGATGATCAAATATTTATCAGCCTAGAAGCTCGCAAAAGACCTGCAGAATGGAAATTATCTGCAAACAGCAGGAGTTGGAGTAGCGCTTTCTAGCTTAGGTAGAGGTATAAAAACTGTTTCTGTAGAGAGTAAAGTATTATTACCAATAATCGGTGAATGGAAAGGTGATTTAAGCTCTCCAGGTATGTTACTAGCTGGTAGACGAGGACAAATAATGTATTGGTTACCTTTTGGTGGAGCTTTATTACCTGCATTAAATAAGAATGCAGTAGCTCCAAATGAGAACTTTAACCTTTGTATAGCTGGAGTTCCAGGGTCTGGAAAATCTGTTTTTATGCAAGAATTAATGCTATCGGTTCTAGGAGTTGGTGGTAAGGTTTTTGTTCTTGATTATGGAAGATCATTTAAGCGTACATGCTTGATTCTAGGCGGTAGCTACATAGAATTTGACATGAAAAATCCTGTATCAATTAATCCATTTTCCGAAGTACCAGAGAATGATAGTGCAAAGTCTATAGAGGCTAGATCAGACTTTTTATCTAACTTTCCATCTATTTTAGCTACTATGGCAGCTCCACAGTATGGAACAAGCGATTTGCAACAACCAATGCTACAGAGAGCTTTGACACTTGCGCTACTCTCCCTCATATATAGCATATGCTCCTTCAACTTGAGCTTCAGCCTCAGCTGCTGCTTCCTCATTGTGTTGAAGTTTTGTTAAATCATCATTATTTAAGTACTCTAATATCATCAGCCTTACTTCTGATGACAAGTGAAGCCAAGATTTCTGACTTTCTTGATTAGCATCCTGATTGGATTCAAATATCTCATCCATTGATTCAGCTGCTCCTTGTAGCAGCTTAGCTCTTGCTTTCCCTTCTTCAATAGATTTTTCAATAAAGGGAGAATACATGGAAAATTTATTCTGATGCCTTACGATATCAGGATTATTTACACATCTTGCTAGTATATTCATGTCTTTTTTCAGAACAAATATATCAAAAAAAGATAAGTCATTTTTGCTAACATAAATAGACTTCATTTCTTCTATTTCTTTATGACATTGCTGTTTGAGTCCATTTAGCTCTTCTGATTCACTAATAAGCTCTTTATTTTGTAAAAAACCTGGTGAATTAGTATCTACTAAGTTAGCACGTTCTATCTTAACTATATGAGTAATCAATAATCTCATCATTTCTAAATTCTGCTCTGAATTTTCAATATATTTCATCCAACATCTTTTAAAAGGAGTATGATTAAAGCTGTTTTGTATAGTGATATTAGCTTTATGATTTAACAGAATATTTGTTATATGTATGTCGCCTTTTTCAACAGAATAATGTAAAGCAGTATTTTTAGATTCATTTTGTAGATTTGGATTAGCATTACTAGCTAGCAAAAATTTTACTATATGTAAGTTGCCTCTCTGAGAAGAAATATGTAACGCAGTATTGTGCCAGACATTTTGTGTATTTGGATTGACACCATGGTCTACCAAATATTTTACTACATCTATGTGTCCTTTTTTAGCAGCATAAGGTAAAGGATGCTTATTTGTAGAACTAAAGATATTCCTTGCAGTAGCATATAGCAAGCGGGCACGAAGCTGTAAATAATTATTCATATGTTTTCCCTGAAATTATGTTATACTTTCAAAAGTTATTACACATTAAATGTGAATATTATTATACATTAAACGAACAGTAGTACAACTAAAAATTGATTTGAGCTTCTTGCTTTATTAATAAGTTCAAGATCACATGCATTTGTATAACATTGGTATGTCTATCCCGTGATTTACTGGCTGGAAATTTTGCTTGATTTTATTTGTCTGGAAATGGCTGCAGTTGATATAGCATATTTAACAGAGTTTGATCCATTATGGAGTGACGATGCTAAATCTGCGATTTTAAATCCAGAAACGCTGTTGTTTCAAAATGTAGCTGCTTATCAAGCATGTATAGCTGATTGCATGAGTTGCAGTGCTGGTTTATTAGCAAGTGATTATGCTTTTTGGTGTGCCGAATGTCAAGGAATGCTTTACCCTTTTATTGAAACTGCTGCTGCTCATAATGGTGGAGTTGGAACATCTGTATTAATGGTAAGTAAGTTTATGGCTAGAATGCATAGGCAACTGATGTTATGGGGATATTATGGTTATAAAGGCCTATGTGGCAAGTATCCTATGCCTATCATGAAGAAAAGCCAATATCGACTACAAATGACTTATCCAATTCCAGAAACTAAATCCTGTAAGAGCATAGGTCAAACAGAAGCTATATGGCAAGCTGGCAGAGAATTTCCAGTTAATGGTGAAGATTTTGGTTACTTGATTTGGCGAAAAAGAGATTGTTGTTTGCTTTGATTTATAAAGCTTGGAGAGGAATATGGTTATACGAGTAATGGTGTTGATGGTTTTATTATTTGTTAATAATGCTAATGCTTTTTTTTTGGACAAGCAAAAAACTTTTATTTTTGTCTCATTTTCAATGAGTGATGAGGCTTTAAAAAGCTATTTTGCTGATTCTCAAAAGGCTGGAGCTCAATTGGTTATGCGTGGGTTAATTAATAACTCATTTACACAAACAAAGAATAAAACTATGGAGCTTGGTATTAGCTTCAATATAGATCCTAGCTTGTTTGAACAATATAAAATTGATGTTGTACCTGTGATAGTAATAGATGATGAAAAAAGAGGATTAACCAAGAAATTAACTGGCCATATTCCTTTAGCAATAGCATTAGAAATTATGAATGAGAATACTCCATGAAGCAACTTATAGTACTAGTTTTGACAATATTGAACATCAATTGTTGTTTAGCTTCAATGCAGAATGACTATAATGAAGCTAAAAACTATAATGTAAATCTTGGAAATTCTTCAAATACACAAGAATTATTTCATCAAGGTAGTAATGTCAATTATCCTAATAATGATGAGGATTTAACCTACCATGGCCGTAATCAGCTTGGTACAGAAAGTGGGGCAATGTTATTTCAAGCTGAAAACAGTAAAAACAATGCCTTAACTCAACATAATATCAACGATCAAAATTATATGATAGCTAATTCAATGAGAATTGAATCTGATCCTTTAAGTACCCTTGATAGCAGTAACTTCGTAACTCAGACAAGTACAACTAATACTGAAATTATTCAAAGTTGTACTGAAGGCAGTAAGTTCAATATTGAACTTACTC
This genomic interval from Orientia tsutsugamushi contains the following:
- a CDS encoding tyrosine-type recombinase/integrase — protein: MQARKLTSKSKWVLSTDKSKSGHLEYPYRGWYKICKKAGIKNLRIHDLRRTFASCMADEGAGQYIISAALNHSDIKSTSIYTKVV
- a CDS encoding ankyrin repeat domain-containing protein, which encodes MNNYLQLRARLLYATARNIFSSTNKHPLPYAAKKGHIDVVKYLVDHGVNPNTQNVWHNTALHISSQRGNLHIVKFLLASNANPNLQNESKNTALHYSVEKGDIHITNILLNHKANITIQNSFNHTPFKRCWMKYIENSEQNLEMMRLLITHIVKIERANLVDTNSPGFLQNKELISESEELNGLKQQCHKEIEEMKSIYVSKNDLSFFDIFVLKKDMNILARCVNNPDIVRHQNKFSMYSPFIEKSIEEGKARAKLLQGAAESMDEIFESNQDANQESQKSWLHLSSEVRLMILEYLNNDDLTKLQHNEEAAAEAEAQVEGAYAIYEGE
- the trbC gene encoding type-F conjugative transfer system pilin assembly protein TrbC — its product is MVIRVMVLMVLLFVNNANAFFLDKQKTFIFVSFSMSDEALKSYFADSQKAGAQLVMRGLINNSFTQTKNKTMELGISFNIDPSLFEQYKIDVVPVIVIDDEKRGLTKKLTGHIPLAIALEIMNENTP